A genomic region of Macrobrachium nipponense isolate FS-2020 chromosome 40, ASM1510439v2, whole genome shotgun sequence contains the following coding sequences:
- the LOC135212228 gene encoding uncharacterized protein LOC135212228, whose translation MAQVRADSQMSASLHYPTGDGTTWLEWRKYADRQGNYAVGIFAVGEDRNSTTGAAAILVAANGSPIRCYKTRTCRLSILGHKYKRPFVIADVKFPLLDADFFTQHGLLVDVGRKRLLDTGTCRSRPLSAVPGMPVICSISLSKYSTLLHGFSDVFKPELHQVPGTQAKHVTQHHFSTTGPSTHAKFHHLPPKKLQDGKRAFAEMERMGICKKALSPWTSLSTW comes from the exons atggcacaagtgagagccgactcccaaatgtctgcgTCCCTACACTACCCCactggggatggcacaacatggttagagtggcgcaagt ATGCTGATAGACAAGGGAATTATGCAGTTGGTATTTTTGCCGTCGGGGAGGACCGCAACAGCACAACCGGCGCCGCAGCCATACTAGTGGCTGCAAATGGAAGCCCCATCCGCTGCTACAAAACTCGGACCTGCAGATTATCCATCCTGGGCCATAAATACAAAAGGCCCTTCGTCATTGCAGATGTCAAGTTTCCCTTACTAGATGCCGATTTCTTCACACAACATGGACTGTTGGTAGATGTCGGTCGAAAACGCCTGCTGGATACTGGAACCTGCCGCTCCCGACCGCTCTCTGCCGTACCGGGAATGCCCGTCATATGCTCCATCTCATTGAGCAAATACAGCACCCTCCTGCACGGATTCTCAGATGTCTTCAAGCCAGAACTGCATCAGGTGCCAGGTACCCAGGCCAAGCACGTCACCCAACACCACTTCTCCACCACAGGCCCGTCAACACATGCCAAGTTCCACCACCTGCCACCCAAGAAACTTCAGGATGGTAAACGAGCATTTGCTGAGATGGAAAGGATGGGTATCTGCAAAAAGGCATTGAGTCCATGGACTTCCctctccacatggtga